DNA sequence from the Amycolatopsis sp. Hca4 genome:
GGTGCTGGTGAAGGTCGCGCCCGACCTGACCGACGACGCCCTGGCCGAGCTGCTGGAGGTCGCGCTCGAGCACGGTGTCGCCGGGATCATCGCCACGAACACGACCCTGTCCCGCGAGGGGGTCGCGCCCGCGGAGAGCGGCCTGGCCGGACAGGCGGGAGGACTGTCCGGCCGGCCGCTGACCACCCGCGCGGCCGAGGTCGTGCGGTTCGTGCACGACCACACCGGCGGGAGCCTGCCGATCATCGGCGTCGGCGGGATCACGAGCCCGGACGACGCCGTCCGGCTCGTCGACGCCGGCGCGTCGCTCGTGCAGCTCTACACGGGCTTCGCTTTGCACGGGCCGGGTCTGGTGCGCCGCGTCAGCCGGCGTCTCGCAGCCCGGCGGTAGACGCGAAGCGGACATACCCGCGCCAGGACTCGTAGCGGTCCAGACCGGGTCCTTCCGCCGCCAGGCACCGGACGGCCAGGGGCGCGGTGCCGTCGTCGAGCACGACACGGTCGAGCACGAACGGCTCCTTCAGCGTGGCGGCGAACCGTTCGAACGCGGCCGGGGACAGCCGCCAGCGTTCGCCGTCGAGGACCGTGGCGCCTTCGACGACACCCGGCTGCGGTGGCGCGGTGTCCAGGAGCACCATCCGGTAGCCCTCGGTGGTCCGGACCGGTCCGCTGAACCGGGCGCCGAGGGCGGTGAGGTCGGCGTTGAGCGGCTGGCCGCGCAGGTGGGCACCGAACACGACGACGTCCTCGCCCGGCTCCGGGTAGGGCGTCATCGGCTCGTCCGTGCAGACGGTCGCCAGGTCGAGGGCGATCTGGTCTTCGAACGCCCGCGTCAGGAAGGTGACGCCGAACGGGCGGCGGTCGCCCGGCAGCACCGGGACGGTCACCGTGGCCACGTCGAGGAGGTTCGCGAAGGCCGTGCACGAGGCCAGGCGGTGGCCGACGCCGGCCGGGTCGGCCAGCGCTTCGGCGATTCCCGGCTGCTCCGGGACGGTCGGGACGATCAGGGCGTCGAAGCCGTCGAAACCCTGCTCGGCGACCGGGACCGGGGTGAGCACGGCGCCGGCCGCGGTCAGCCGGGCGACGACGGCCTTGAGCGCGAGGCCCGCCGCTTCGCCGAGGGGCAGGTCGGCGGGGTAGGCGATCCGCGGGTGCTCGCCGGCGCCGAGGCGGACGTCGGCGGGCCATGACCGCTCGCCGCCGGTCATCAGGGTGAGCGCACGGTGGGCCGCGACCAGGCCGTTCGCGTACACGGAGACGTTGTCGGCGGCGGGCAGCAGGCCACGCGTCGGCTTCACCGCGGCGACGGCGTTCAGCGCCGCCGGGACCGCGCCGCCCGTGCTCAGCGCCAAGTCGACGACGCCGAGCGCGACGGCGACCGCGGCACCGTTGCCGCCGGCCTTGGTGCGGTCCCAGGCGCCGGAGAGCATGGCGGCGCCGGTCTTGCCGAGCACGACGGCGCCGGCGGACGTGAGCCGGGCGACGACGGGAGCGCTCGTTTCCGGGACGCTGCGGCCGGAGGGCTGCTTCGCGACGTCGATCAGGTCCTGGACGGCGACGACCGTGCCGGCCAGCGGCAGGTCCTCGCCTGCTTTGACGCGTTCGTCGACGGCCTTGGCGTCGACGAGGACGTCTTCGACCGCGCGGAGGGTGGTCCAGAGTTCGGGGCGGCCGGCCTCGGTGAGGCGTTCGAAGGCCGCGATGACGCGCTGGGAGGCGGTGGGCGGGGTGATCGGCACGGGGTCCGGATCCGGCGGGAGCGTGTTCACGGGGCGTCCTTTCCTCGGCGGTCGAGAAAGTCCACTGTGTACGGTCGGCGCCGGCGATCCTCAGTGCACGGCGGGCCTCCCGGCGAGTGACACCTCTGCATGCATGACAGAAACGTTAGGGCGTGGACGTTTCCGTCGCCATCAGTTTCCGATTACGCGCGGGTTTCGGCACCGGAAGGTGAACAGGGCGCGACGCCGGGGTGAAACGCACGATCACGCACGCCGGGTGACGAACCCCCGCCTCCCCCATCCGGCGGCACTCGAACGGCCGAGTTTGAGATCCGAACGGCCCAGCAACCCCCGAATTCGCG
Encoded proteins:
- a CDS encoding amidase family protein, with the protein product MNTLPPDPDPVPITPPTASQRVIAAFERLTEAGRPELWTTLRAVEDVLVDAKAVDERVKAGEDLPLAGTVVAVQDLIDVAKQPSGRSVPETSAPVVARLTSAGAVVLGKTGAAMLSGAWDRTKAGGNGAAVAVALGVVDLALSTGGAVPAALNAVAAVKPTRGLLPAADNVSVYANGLVAAHRALTLMTGGERSWPADVRLGAGEHPRIAYPADLPLGEAAGLALKAVVARLTAAGAVLTPVPVAEQGFDGFDALIVPTVPEQPGIAEALADPAGVGHRLASCTAFANLLDVATVTVPVLPGDRRPFGVTFLTRAFEDQIALDLATVCTDEPMTPYPEPGEDVVVFGAHLRGQPLNADLTALGARFSGPVRTTEGYRMVLLDTAPPQPGVVEGATVLDGERWRLSPAAFERFAATLKEPFVLDRVVLDDGTAPLAVRCLAAEGPGLDRYESWRGYVRFASTAGLRDAG